Below is a genomic region from Paenibacillus rhizovicinus.
AACGCTGAAGGACCTGCTCCGGCCGGATGTGCTGGATAAGCTGAAAGCGACCGCGCAGGATCTGAAATCCGCGGAAGAGAAGCGCAGGGAGGATCTCCGGAAACGGGAAGAGGATGCTCGCAAAGCGGAACAGAAGCGGCTGGATAACGACTTTGAATATCTGCTGAACAACAGCAAAATGGATTGGCGTTCTAATAAATAACCATGAATCGTTTTTCTCCGAGGTCTCTGTCCGCAATCGCGGGCAGGGACTTTTTGGCATTCTTTTCGCATACTATTACGAACATCCAAGCAGTTGGACGAAAGCGGCATAACCTGCATAGTAGGAGGTGATTTTATGCCAGCTATATTGCTAGATTCGAAGACTTCCCAGAATGCCAGTTATGCCAACTCGATCGCGATCCCGATTCTGATCATCAACACGCCGAACCTGATCGCCCAGCAAACGCTGAATTTATCGGCGGGAACGGCGGGACAAACCCGTGTAGAATTCTCGGGCGTAGCCGCCATTCAGCTTCCGCTGCTTCCGATAGCGACAACCGTGAACATCTTCGTTACTCGTGGACTGACTGCCGGAGACGTGAACGTTTTCTCGGTGTCGCAAAACTTGGACCTCAGCATCCTCGGACCCCAGGTCATCGCTTTCTCCGGTTCCGATTTCAACGCGCCGAACATTGCAAACGCCGCTTATTCCGCCTTCATTCAGGTCTCGGCCCTCGGTACGATCCGCGTAGGACCGGAAAGCTT
It encodes:
- a CDS encoding YqkE family protein — encoded protein: MAKKDRQRTAAAQANAQPKEEKPATLKDLLRPDVLDKLKATAQDLKSAEEKRREDLRKREEDARKAEQKRLDNDFEYLLNNSKMDWRSNK